A region of Streptomyces sp. TG1A-60 DNA encodes the following proteins:
- a CDS encoding type II toxin-antitoxin system death-on-curing family toxin — MTEVRYIQIDEILAIARKVNGTEHSVRDLGLLVSAIERPRTNVFGAELYPTLHEKAAALLHSVARNHALIDGNKRTAWLTMRVFLRLNGVSASTVPPPVSVAGPFVEEVAQDNIDVPAIAKRLSTWFPVS, encoded by the coding sequence GTGACCGAAGTGCGCTACATCCAGATCGACGAGATCCTGGCCATCGCCCGCAAGGTCAACGGTACCGAGCACAGCGTGCGTGACCTGGGACTTTTGGTGTCAGCGATCGAACGGCCCCGGACCAACGTGTTCGGAGCCGAGCTGTATCCCACGCTGCACGAGAAGGCGGCGGCACTGCTGCACTCCGTTGCCCGCAATCACGCGCTGATCGACGGCAACAAGCGCACCGCCTGGCTTACCATGCGTGTCTTCCTGCGGCTCAACGGCGTCAGCGCCAGTACCGTCCCGCCGCCCGTCTCCGTTGCCGGCCCGTTCGTCGAGGAGGTCGCGCAGGACAACATCGATGTACCGGCCATTGCCAAGCGCCTGTCGACTTGGTTCCCCGTTTCCTGA
- a CDS encoding radical SAM protein, with protein sequence MRIAVSGGPYGNPYALQAFVDDARARGCERLFCLGDLGGFGADVNALWPILADNDVECVAGNYDVAIARGDTDCGCGYRDAKDNEYAQLIYDHTLATTHRDFAAWMGTLPTERRETIDGVDVHMVHGSTLALNDFWWESLPEEQHRLRAEASGADVVLCTHSGLPWQRQVDGTLVVNVGVLGKPANDGRQEVWYAILDLDGGRPTAELVPLSYDWQAQAASMRAAGLPETFTETIETGWWTTCLEILPPRERSRGRFHLYRSTLPGGFRPADDGWGEDASAGATEGDRPVVPLFGTAYFPSRLWVYTNFHCNLACDYCAVASSPKAAPRTLPATDFHALVDKAVEAGFTELYVTGGEPFLHPDIVGLLDYATTRLPTVVMTNAMLLRGRRAAGLAALAGRKLTVQTSLDGATPAVHDAHRGAGSWLRTLDGIRHLVDLGLPPRVALTETPDNTHEVPAVAELLAGLGLSASHFAVRPLLRRGFSDTGAEIGEDSSIPELTVTADGLHWHPAGADLATSPDLHIAPAGTPLVVGKELVTERFFTARLNDGSLPRPVHCAV encoded by the coding sequence ATGCGCATCGCAGTCAGCGGAGGCCCCTACGGAAACCCGTACGCCCTCCAGGCGTTCGTCGACGACGCCCGCGCCCGCGGCTGCGAGCGCCTGTTCTGCCTGGGCGACCTGGGAGGATTCGGCGCCGACGTGAACGCACTGTGGCCGATCCTTGCCGACAACGACGTCGAGTGCGTCGCCGGGAACTACGACGTGGCGATCGCGCGCGGCGACACCGACTGCGGCTGCGGCTACCGCGACGCCAAGGACAACGAGTACGCCCAGCTGATCTACGACCACACGCTCGCCACCACCCACCGCGACTTCGCCGCCTGGATGGGCACCCTGCCCACCGAGCGCCGGGAGACCATCGACGGCGTCGACGTGCACATGGTCCACGGCTCGACGCTGGCACTGAACGACTTCTGGTGGGAGTCGCTCCCCGAGGAGCAGCACCGCCTGCGGGCCGAGGCATCGGGTGCCGACGTCGTCCTGTGCACGCACAGCGGCCTGCCCTGGCAGCGCCAGGTCGACGGCACCCTGGTGGTGAACGTCGGAGTGCTCGGCAAGCCGGCCAACGACGGCCGTCAAGAGGTCTGGTACGCGATCCTCGACCTGGACGGCGGGCGCCCGACCGCCGAGCTGGTCCCGCTCTCCTACGACTGGCAGGCGCAGGCAGCCTCGATGCGCGCCGCCGGGCTCCCCGAGACCTTCACCGAGACCATCGAGACCGGCTGGTGGACCACCTGCCTGGAGATCCTCCCGCCGCGCGAACGTTCGCGCGGCCGCTTCCACCTCTACCGCTCCACCCTGCCGGGCGGGTTCCGACCCGCGGACGACGGCTGGGGCGAGGACGCGTCCGCCGGGGCCACGGAAGGCGACCGCCCCGTTGTCCCCCTCTTCGGCACGGCATACTTCCCGTCGCGGCTCTGGGTCTACACCAACTTTCACTGCAACCTTGCCTGCGACTACTGCGCGGTCGCCTCGTCCCCGAAGGCGGCACCCCGCACCCTGCCCGCGACCGACTTCCACGCACTCGTCGACAAGGCCGTGGAGGCCGGGTTCACCGAGTTGTACGTCACCGGCGGCGAGCCCTTCCTCCACCCCGACATCGTCGGCCTCCTCGACTACGCCACCACGCGACTGCCCACCGTCGTCATGACCAACGCGATGCTGCTGCGCGGCCGGCGGGCCGCCGGGCTCGCTGCACTCGCGGGCCGCAAGCTCACCGTCCAGACCTCCCTCGACGGCGCGACACCGGCCGTGCACGACGCACACCGGGGCGCTGGTTCCTGGCTGCGCACCCTGGACGGCATCCGTCATCTCGTCGACCTCGGACTGCCCCCGCGGGTCGCCCTCACCGAAACCCCGGACAACACTCACGAGGTCCCGGCGGTCGCCGAACTGCTGGCCGGACTCGGCCTGTCCGCCAGTCACTTCGCCGTGCGGCCACTGCTGCGCCGAGGCTTCTCGGACACCGGCGCGGAGATCGGCGAGGACTCCAGCATCCCGGAACTGACCGTCACGGCCGACGGCCTGCACTGGCACCCCGCCGGCGCCGACCTGGCCACCAGCCCCGACCTGCATATCGCCCCCGCGGGCACCCCGCTCGTCGTGGGCAAGGAGCTGGTCACCGAGCGGTTCTTCACCGCCCGTCTGAACGACGGCAGCCTTCCCCGGCCCGTCCACTGCGCCGTCTGA
- a CDS encoding ribbon-helix-helix protein, CopG family: MAMTLRLPDDLDAKLTERARRERRSKQELAIEAIRDAQNRAELKVDDVLAELMDSDAEILDYLK, translated from the coding sequence ATGGCGATGACACTCCGACTCCCCGACGACCTTGACGCGAAGCTCACCGAGCGGGCTCGTCGGGAGCGCCGCAGCAAGCAGGAACTTGCCATTGAGGCCATCCGTGACGCCCAGAACCGGGCCGAGCTGAAGGTCGATGACGTCCTGGCCGAGCTCATGGACAGCGATGCGGAGATCCTGGACTACCTGAAGTGA
- the pglW gene encoding BREX system serine/threonine kinase PglW → MAASGGEPRRTPGPAVPEPGPVRPAQQWFQERPSPYSWEQDALDHVRRLMPAAEPYRAWATFSFTARSGRVNECDLLVAVPAGLFLVEIKSHPGELRNTGSTWSFRGADRTRTINNPLHFNDLKSKELRSQLQWAARKLYRSDRMVPRIEPAVFLSAPDLVSHLDDVQRLRVYGRDDGASGLGRIWQDFLGLPPDRPERRITEEFSRHRLPELLKTIGIRQSTGHLRFGDAWKMEPHPLDAGASWEDRLAKRDDGLAQEEGRVRIYLVSQGATDADRGKTERAARREYQVLQGITHRGIVDAVELRDHEGGPAILFRHRHTDLRLDQYLDTYGSRLTPEIRLDLVRQLAEAVRHAHSRSLYHRALAARSVYVSFRGEGAGPELRITDWQTAARDFDSNATFFRSIGGSALDAALIEDAAHVYLAPETDQPFPDPGDLDVFGLGAVSYLILTGRPPAPQRSVLKERLRTESGLHLFAVADGVSDALDALVFRATRADVDDRLSSAEEFLDLLDEAERAGAVPDSAATEAVDPLEALPGQALDDEWSVRRVLGTGATARALLVERAVEDDDGTVRVEERVFKVALDEQKADRLRAEERALKLVGGGAVVQLRGDGLREIGSRTVLQLEYAGEQSLGARLRGEGQLTYDDLERFGENLFLALDQLAANGVRHRDIKPDNLGIQRRKDFTWQLKLFDFSLTDASDRDVKAGTRGYLDPFLGSVRRPHFDDHAERYAAAVTLHEMASGERPLWGDGRSDPLTNESAELHIAGEVFYRPLQPGLTAFFRRALHRDIEHRFDTLRQMKDAWQKVFRDADTDRPPTTPSTVGTEAEGTEQARDRAALAADAGTELELAGLSPRAVTVAAGLGATTVGQLLDVQPSVIRKARGAGPLVLKELNRRRNQWVAALRGKAAVPAARRAASPAGDEDTRAGVTGILSVDDMAGLLTPPSGRKGSHRADVVRLTLGLPPEDGGLSPLGPWPVQARIAEHLGIKQPPVSRHHRAEIKRWAEARWLREVCGELVEVVGNFGRVMTASQAAQELRALHGAQDDAPERVLARSLAVVRAAVEAETREEEGHEPRLAVHRRGDTVLLASESLPGTDDPNPRELADYAAELGATAEKLAGREPLPGRAEVVRELRAVPAPEGFTPLADTHLVPLAAAVASSAVRHTPRLELYRRDLGLERALRISQAGAGVRADRGISATELVARVRARFPDLDVLADGREPTPVVLEDALRAARFDLRHDDEAGRFLPPAPSSTGPWSSTGSVTSMLPPVRAHARRESDDAHGALREQLTESADRGGFLALTVKAARLQGTAEMIAARFPVVPVDLGALFLREFTRLVEEKGQDWRTVLRADAASAPGRVKPGLATFVRVVWQRVADDLAARSAEPRTILFLHDAGLIARYWDEGGRTFLVALQAAARLPSKGPHGLWLLCPMESRTQDPHLDGQPVEALRNDGELAYLDGGFLKQPA, encoded by the coding sequence GTGGCAGCATCGGGAGGGGAGCCGCGGCGGACACCCGGTCCGGCCGTGCCCGAGCCGGGACCGGTCAGGCCCGCTCAGCAGTGGTTCCAGGAGCGTCCCTCTCCCTACTCCTGGGAGCAGGACGCGCTGGACCACGTCAGGCGTCTGATGCCCGCGGCCGAGCCGTACCGGGCCTGGGCGACCTTCTCCTTCACCGCCCGGTCGGGCCGGGTCAACGAGTGCGATCTGCTGGTCGCCGTCCCCGCCGGCCTCTTCCTCGTCGAGATCAAGAGCCATCCCGGCGAGCTCCGCAACACCGGGTCCACCTGGAGTTTCCGCGGTGCCGACCGCACCCGGACCATCAACAACCCGCTGCACTTCAACGACCTCAAGTCCAAGGAACTGCGCAGCCAGCTTCAGTGGGCCGCCCGGAAGCTCTACCGGAGCGACCGGATGGTTCCGCGTATCGAGCCCGCCGTCTTCCTTTCGGCCCCGGACCTGGTCAGCCACCTCGACGACGTCCAGCGTCTTCGCGTGTACGGGCGCGACGACGGCGCGAGCGGCCTCGGCCGCATCTGGCAGGACTTCCTCGGACTGCCCCCCGACCGGCCCGAGCGGCGCATCACCGAGGAGTTCTCCCGGCACCGGCTGCCCGAGCTGCTGAAGACCATCGGCATCCGCCAGTCGACCGGTCATCTGCGTTTCGGTGACGCCTGGAAGATGGAGCCGCACCCCCTCGACGCGGGCGCCTCGTGGGAGGACCGCCTCGCCAAGCGGGACGACGGTCTGGCCCAGGAGGAGGGCCGCGTCCGTATCTACCTGGTGAGCCAGGGCGCGACCGACGCGGACCGCGGGAAGACGGAGCGCGCGGCCCGCCGTGAGTACCAGGTTCTGCAGGGCATCACGCACCGGGGCATCGTCGACGCCGTCGAGCTGCGTGACCACGAGGGCGGCCCGGCGATCCTCTTCCGCCACCGGCACACCGACCTGCGCCTGGACCAGTACCTGGACACCTACGGCAGCAGGCTCACCCCCGAGATCCGCCTCGACCTCGTGCGTCAGCTCGCCGAGGCCGTCCGGCACGCCCACAGCCGCTCGCTGTACCACCGGGCGCTGGCGGCGCGTTCCGTCTACGTGTCGTTCCGGGGCGAGGGCGCAGGCCCCGAGCTGCGTATCACCGACTGGCAGACCGCGGCCCGCGACTTCGACAGCAACGCCACCTTCTTCCGGTCCATCGGCGGCTCCGCGCTGGACGCGGCGCTGATCGAGGACGCGGCCCACGTCTACCTCGCCCCCGAGACCGACCAGCCCTTCCCCGACCCCGGGGACCTGGACGTCTTCGGGCTGGGCGCCGTCTCCTATCTGATCCTGACCGGCAGGCCGCCGGCCCCGCAGCGCAGCGTTCTCAAGGAGCGGCTGCGCACCGAGTCGGGTCTGCACCTGTTCGCGGTCGCCGACGGCGTCTCCGACGCGCTCGACGCCCTGGTCTTCCGGGCCACCCGCGCCGACGTCGACGACCGGCTCAGTTCCGCGGAGGAGTTCCTGGACCTCCTCGACGAGGCGGAACGGGCCGGCGCCGTCCCCGACTCGGCGGCGACCGAGGCCGTCGACCCGCTGGAGGCGCTGCCCGGCCAGGCCCTGGACGACGAATGGTCGGTGCGCCGGGTCCTCGGCACGGGGGCCACGGCCCGCGCCCTGCTCGTGGAGCGTGCCGTGGAGGACGACGACGGCACCGTCCGCGTCGAGGAACGCGTCTTCAAGGTGGCGCTCGACGAGCAGAAGGCCGACCGGCTGCGCGCGGAGGAGCGCGCGCTGAAGCTGGTCGGCGGCGGCGCCGTGGTCCAGTTGCGCGGCGACGGGCTGCGCGAGATCGGTTCGCGTACGGTCCTGCAACTGGAGTACGCCGGTGAGCAGTCCCTCGGTGCCCGGCTGCGCGGCGAGGGCCAGCTCACCTACGACGACCTGGAGCGTTTCGGTGAGAACCTGTTCCTGGCGCTCGACCAGCTCGCCGCGAACGGTGTCCGCCACCGCGACATCAAGCCGGACAACCTCGGCATCCAGCGCCGCAAGGACTTCACCTGGCAGCTGAAGCTGTTCGACTTCTCCCTGACGGACGCCTCCGACCGTGATGTGAAGGCCGGAACCCGCGGCTATCTCGATCCGTTCCTCGGTTCGGTGCGCCGCCCCCACTTCGACGACCACGCCGAGCGTTACGCCGCGGCCGTCACCCTGCACGAGATGGCGAGCGGCGAGCGGCCACTGTGGGGCGACGGCCGCTCGGACCCCCTCACCAACGAGTCCGCCGAGCTGCACATCGCCGGTGAGGTCTTCTACCGGCCGTTGCAGCCCGGTCTGACCGCGTTCTTCCGGCGTGCCCTGCACCGTGACATCGAGCACCGCTTCGACACGCTGCGGCAGATGAAGGACGCCTGGCAGAAGGTCTTCCGGGACGCCGACACGGACCGGCCGCCGACCACCCCGTCCACGGTGGGCACCGAGGCGGAGGGCACGGAGCAGGCACGGGACCGTGCGGCTCTCGCCGCCGACGCCGGCACCGAGCTGGAGCTGGCCGGCCTGTCGCCGCGTGCGGTCACGGTCGCCGCCGGTCTCGGCGCCACCACGGTGGGGCAGCTGCTGGACGTCCAGCCGTCCGTGATCCGCAAGGCCCGGGGGGCCGGCCCGCTGGTACTCAAGGAGCTGAACCGCCGCCGCAACCAGTGGGTGGCCGCCCTGCGCGGGAAAGCCGCCGTACCGGCCGCGCGCAGGGCCGCCTCCCCGGCGGGGGACGAGGACACGCGGGCCGGGGTGACGGGCATCCTGTCGGTCGACGACATGGCCGGTCTGCTGACGCCGCCGTCCGGCCGCAAGGGCTCGCACCGCGCCGATGTCGTACGCCTCACCCTCGGCCTGCCGCCCGAGGACGGCGGCCTCTCACCGCTGGGCCCCTGGCCCGTGCAGGCGCGGATCGCCGAGCATCTGGGCATCAAGCAGCCGCCGGTCTCCCGCCACCACCGTGCGGAGATCAAGCGGTGGGCCGAGGCCAGGTGGCTGCGGGAGGTGTGCGGCGAACTGGTCGAGGTGGTCGGGAACTTCGGCCGTGTGATGACCGCGTCGCAGGCCGCCCAGGAGCTGCGTGCCCTGCACGGGGCGCAGGACGACGCGCCCGAGCGGGTGCTCGCCCGGTCACTGGCCGTCGTCCGTGCGGCCGTCGAGGCGGAGACCCGCGAGGAAGAGGGGCACGAACCCCGCCTCGCTGTCCACCGGCGCGGCGACACGGTACTGCTGGCGTCCGAGTCCCTGCCCGGCACCGACGACCCGAACCCCCGCGAACTGGCGGACTACGCGGCGGAGTTGGGTGCGACCGCGGAGAAACTCGCCGGCCGGGAGCCCCTTCCGGGACGCGCGGAGGTGGTGCGCGAGTTGCGCGCGGTGCCCGCCCCGGAGGGGTTCACGCCGCTCGCCGACACACATCTGGTGCCGCTGGCCGCCGCCGTGGCCTCGTCCGCGGTGCGCCACACACCCCGCCTGGAGCTGTACCGGCGTGACCTGGGCCTGGAACGCGCGCTGCGCATCTCGCAGGCCGGAGCCGGTGTCCGGGCGGACCGGGGGATCTCGGCGACCGAACTCGTCGCCCGGGTGCGGGCCCGCTTCCCCGACCTGGATGTCCTGGCGGACGGCCGGGAGCCGACCCCCGTGGTGCTGGAGGACGCGCTCCGGGCGGCCCGCTTCGACCTGCGGCACGACGACGAGGCCGGACGTTTCCTTCCTCCGGCGCCGAGCTCGACCGGTCCCTGGTCCTCCACGGGCTCGGTCACCAGCATGCTCCCTCCGGTACGTGCCCACGCGCGCCGCGAGAGCGACGACGCGCACGGGGCGCTGCGCGAACAGCTCACCGAGAGCGCCGACCGCGGCGGATTCCTCGCCCTCACAGTCAAGGCCGCCCGTCTGCAGGGCACGGCCGAGATGATCGCCGCCCGCTTCCCGGTGGTTCCCGTCGACCTCGGGGCCCTGTTCCTGAGGGAGTTCACGCGGCTCGTCGAGGAGAAGGGCCAGGACTGGCGGACGGTCCTGCGCGCCGACGCGGCCTCCGCGCCGGGCCGCGTGAAGCCGGGGCTCGCCACGTTCGTCCGCGTCGTGTGGCAGCGCGTCGCCGACGACCTCGCCGCCCGCTCCGCCGAGCCGCGCACGATTCTCTTCCTCCACGACGCGGGCCTGATCGCCCGCTACTGGGACGAGGGCGGCCGTACGTTCCTGGTCGCCCTCCAGGCCGCCGCCCGCCTGCCGTCCAAGGGGCCGCACGGCCTGTGGCTGCTGTGCCCGATGGAGTCCCGCACCCAGGACCCGCACCTGGACGGACAGCCGGTCGAGGCCCTGCGCAACGACGGGGAACTGGCCTATCTGGACGGGGGATTCCTCAAGCAGCCGGCCTAG